Genomic DNA from Solanum dulcamara chromosome 4, daSolDulc1.2, whole genome shotgun sequence:
AGTTAATAATGGACCTGTCCCTCTACCTCTATCAACTTAAAAACCAAGCTTTTGTTTGTGGAAGGATTGGAGACCGTGACATGCACTTAACCCACACATCGCGcatgaaataaatgaatttatCCAGGTGAGAGGAGCCAGGGCTCTGACAGCATGCCTGTTAAAGAATGAGCCAGCGACTCATAGGCAGTGGCTTGGTTAAGGGAACCCATCAGTTGTGTTAAGATAAGCTGTACATGAATTGGAAGTAGCCATCTTACCACTAAGCCAATGACCTGGGGGCAATCATGTATTTTATCATGGTGtcgaatattaaattttaatggaACGATAGATCAGGCCCGGCTGGCTATTAACACTATCAGGCCATGGAGTACAATAGAAATTTGTTGTCTTGTCACATTCATTTTCCGTCAAATCTATACAAGTTGTTCTTGAATAAATAGAAAGACTTTACTTTAAGGATCACTTGAGGAATGTATGTTGCCAATTCCAGATACCAAGAGACATTTGATGCTAAGTTACAAAGCTttcaatttattctttatgaCCGCAGACATTAGACATTAGAGAACCAACATCATGTTGTGCAAGGAAATACCCACTCAAAAATCCCAGAACTCCTTAAACTGATAGCTAAGGACGGTTGCATCTTGATTCCACCGTTCTCCAGTAATCTTGACTAAAGCATAATCCTTCCCTAGAGTAGCAGCGACTTCATCACCATTGACAACTTAATCATAGCCTGAATTTAAAACCGCTGTACGTTGAATATATAGGAAGCAGTCGACGAAACCTTCTTCATTGTCAAGAAATGGACCTTAGGCCtaactcaatttccaaaatTTAGCTCACATTGCCCAAGATCATAAAAGGAGACAACCCATTACCTCCAGTAACGTGGGACACCTAACAATAATCATCTCTAAACCATCTAGATAGCACTCAGTTATATTCCTCAAAACGAATTTCTTATCAAGGCAACTTTTGCTTGAAAAAAACAAGAGGTATTTTGTATGCCAACGCGTCGATTGTTGTGCCATATCAACATTTTTCAAAAGCATTAATTATGTCCGAAACTGCAATAGCATCAGGAGTGTAAAACTGTCAAGTCTTTGGTAAACTTTAAAAAGCCGGAGGATAGCTCTTGATCTTGAAAAGCACCATAAACAAAGCACCTCAGTCATGTAATGCAGCAGCAGTCTACACCATTCTGATTGTGCAATATAGATGGAGACTATAGTAGGATCCTCTCATACTATATAGATGGAGTACACCATTCTGACCTTGAGAATGCTTGCATAACAGGACCGTTTCATAAACTATCAAGTGTGAGTGAAGAAGAATTCAGCTACAAGTTCACAAAAAGACACTTATCAAGTCAGAGCATCAGACTGCTTACTCTATCAAAATTAGGTTTGGTGATCTGTGACAGCCGGCTTCTTTTCCAGTGGTCTTGTTTCTCAGACAAGAACTTTTTTGTTTCCAATAGAAACCAAGGAGCAATTACTAGTTTAAACATCTGACATTCATCATTGTAACTTCACTGAGCATGCAacttattttcaattaaaaacTTCAAGGAACCATAACAACTCTGAGAAAGTGAATGGTGTTACCTAGCAGCATCAAGTAAATAGCTGGCGATATGCTTTCTTCTGTTGGAGGGAGTGACCCAAATGGCTCTAATGCCACATAAAGCAGATACAGCTTCCTTCTCACACAACACTACTCCACTGTCGCTTTCATCAGACTCTTCACAGCTTTTGGTTGATTGATTTCTTCTTACCATTTCCCTCTGGAAACTCACTCCCCCAAATTGGAGCGTGGTTGAAGTCTGTTTTGCTTCCTTCTCAGGTGAAACATTACACCTGCTGCCTTCTGGTCTTGAGAGAATCTTATATGCCCTCTTAATGGGCTCTGCTACCAGACATCCAGATATTCTTTGAGAAGATACAAACAGATACACCTGTTAACAGGAGATATGTTTCAGTGTTTCATTCACAGAGCTAGTAAAACTCAGCCTGTCACATAACCACCACACAGAATTTTTCACTAAAATTAGTCAGCAAAATGAGAACATACATTCAATGACATAGGACGATTAAGAAGCTCATTGAACTcaagttaaaatataaaataaagcaGAGAATAGGAAACCGGAAATTTGAAATTCGATATTAATTGGTGAACAGCTTTGAACAATGAAGTTTACTTTCTATGACTGTAAGTTTCTAAGAATTGCAAGAGTAGGAAACCTTGCATAGCTGATGATATATCCACCCATCTCCAAGTTCCATCTCCATCATCTTCACAACTTCCTTTACCTGCCAACAATGCACTCTCTCTTAAGTCTATGAACCATGTTTAACATGATTAACTAGAGAAATGCCAATCAAGGAAGTAAAAATACAGTTTTTCATGCATAAACAAATAGTATCTGTAAACCTTGTTTCTCTGAGGAGTAGGGTCATCTTCCAGTACCAAGATAATTCGTCCAATTTCAAGTGAAGGAATTCGAAGAATTCTTTCATTCCGCCAACCCTGGACATTTTGTCAAAGCCCGGTGGGATAAAACTTTAAtcttttcataatattttttatcaagCACAATAGAATATTTTGAAATACCAAATTTTGTTGTTGAATTACCTTAAATGGAATACCATGCGTATAATTCTTGTGAAATGtcttatgaaatttttcatcCTCTTCATCACCTTTGGCATATTTGAATCCACAGACAGTACAAGTATGCAATAAAAAATCAGACTGACCAAGTTCCAAATAGAATTGGGCGTACTTTCTCTTCTTATTCAGAATTTTCCCAGACTTTCCCACCTCCAAGCTTGGCACCTCCAAGTTTATTTCCTTGGATGCTTCACCAGTTGATGCACCATTCATTTGCCTGCAAAATCAGCTTAGCATAAGCAAAGAACTTGAAGATGACATACGAAAGGTCATCACTGTTAAGTAGTAACCACTCTGAGATATAATTTCTTTTCAAACACATGGCTAAAGCCACAATTTAGCAGAAAACCAATTTGTTTGACAAAATGACTTGAGAAAGACCGAGTAACGATCAAACTTGTATACTCAAAAGCATTTAGATTAGTTTAATGGTGTGATTTTAAGAAACTGTCATGAATCATTTCTCCTTATCTGCCTTAAGAGTCTGTTTCGTCAAAATAGCCATCTCATCCTTTAGTCTTATAGAAGAGAGCAAATGCTAGTATCAACCAAATAAACAAATTAATTGCAAGTTGATGACAGACATGATGAATGAGTATGTGTTAGCTCACTTACCTATCAATTGATCACCTTCTTAATTGGCAAAAGACTCATGAACTACATACCCCAAGACAAAAAACACTAGGCGATTTCTTCCCATTTGTCTAAATCTTGGTGGACATAGTTACTAGGTAACTGTGCTGGTGGAAGGTGTGGGTAGCccatggaattagtcgaggtgcatGCAGTGTGCAAACTGGCAGAGATACCACatttagaaggaaaaaaaagactaGTAAACACAGTTATTAGCTTTTGAAGCCACCCCTCTAAAATTAAGAACACATAAAAGTTGAAATTCTAGCTCCACCACTGAATTGAACTGAGTACTTCAAAACGGAGCTTAGATATAGAAGTAAAAAACATCAAATTTTCAACAAACATTACTACTTTTTGAACCCACTTTTCTAAAAGTGTAATGAGACTAGTggaaaatcatgaaaatttaACCTATCAAGTTAAAATTCTAAATCCGGCTCTTGCTACCAACCAAACACTTTTCTTGGCAGAAATTCCAAGATTCAAAGGGCATCTATAATACAGAGGAAAGGGGGTTGTTTCTTAAATCATCACTTAATTAATAGTTATTATATAATAAAGTCACGTTCTTTATTGAAGAAAATTGGAATCGAAAAGAACTGACATAATAACTATTAGTCAAGTTAACGTCCAAGAAattggaaaagaaaaacaattcaatgaaggaaaatagaaaaagaagtaATTTTACAACATACCCATTTGAATTTTGACGTCTTCTCTCGTATGTAACCAAAATTTCTGGTTGTACCTTCTTATAATCAAACTCATCACTGCAAAAATCAGATGAATCTACATTCTTGTGCGTAAtcgatgatgaagaagaaaatggCTTAAAGAAACTGTTAATCTTCGATTGCATAGCTTCAATTTCTGTGCTTCcttcaatttcttcaattttccccTAGCCTTTTTTCGCCTTTCAGCCATTTTTCTAAAAGAATTCCCGCCT
This window encodes:
- the LOC129887713 gene encoding protein CHROMOSOME TRANSMISSION FIDELITY 7-like → MQSKINSFFKPFSSSSSITHKNVDSSDFCSDEFDYKKVQPEILVTYERRRQNSNGQMNGASTGEASKEINLEVPSLEVGKSGKILNKKRKYAQFYLELGQSDFLLHTCTVCGFKYAKGDEEDEKFHKTFHKNYTHGIPFKGWRNERILRIPSLEIGRIILVLEDDPTPQRNKVKEVVKMMEMELGDGWIYHQLCKVYLFVSSQRISGCLVAEPIKRAYKILSRPEGSRCNVSPEKEAKQTSTTLQFGGVSFQREMVRRNQSTKSCEESDESDSGVVLCEKEAVSALCGIRAIWVTPSNRRKHIASYLLDAARESFCKDLVLKRSELAYSQPTSAGKAFISSYTRSHSFLVYTTSDLK